A window of Punica granatum isolate Tunisia-2019 chromosome 8, ASM765513v2, whole genome shotgun sequence genomic DNA:
GAGCTTGACTCTATGTTACTCATAGATCATTCAATTGTTGACAAAGATCAACCAGATAAATGGAAAAGACAAACTTTATGTCACACCTGAAGGCGTCTGGAACTTTCCCTCGCCGAAACTGCCATATCCCGTGCACCAACTTCTGTAAATGATGCCCACAAATGTGCATCTCGATGAAATAAGGTTCCGATTCTCTCTCCATCGATAACCTTAATGACATTTCCAGCAACATAACCACTGTAAAAGgagaaacaaaaagaaatgatAACATTAATATATCTGTTAATTGTCATAAGTCGGGATGTAactatttattttgcttttaaGCCAATACTTTTgtctttctttcattttttttttggggataaACAAGCCAATACTTTTGTCGAATGTAGACTATCAGCACCGAGAGGTTCCCGGCGGCACCAATTACTTTGTCAGCTCAATCGTGTACGTGATAGACTTATGGAACATAGCGAGCCCAGTGTCGAACATGCAGAAGACCATGAAATTTCACTTATAGGCATTGGAAACCATACCTAGTGATGATTACAGGGATGCCTGAATCTGCTGCATTCACGGCGGCTTTTACTTTGGCGGTCATTCCTCCTCTGCCCACACGAGACATCTCCCCAAAGGTGATCTCTTCTTGATGCCTTTCCTTGATGTATGTGCTTATCAACTTTGACTGGGGATCACTTGGTGGGCCGCTATACAGTCCATCGACATCACTCAGTAAGATGAGGAGATCAGCCTTCAATTCCAATGCGAGCAGTGCTGCCAGGCTGTCGTTGTCCCAGAATATTCCTGATGAATCCTGCAACGAAATAAGGAACCATACATAGCGATCGGTATCCATGGAGAAAATTAATGGCTGAAGTAAAATGTGAAGTAAGAATAGTGAAATTCTCATACTTCATAAGGAGCTCTCCTGGTACTGATTGcatcattttcattaaatatcGGAATAACCCGCATCTGTACAAGTGATTGCACCGTCTCACTAAGTTGCTTCCTTAGTTCCGGGTAATGAAAGTCATGGTCCGTCACCATGACCTGCGCCGATGTCATGTCCAGCTGCATGAGAAAAAACGATCGCGTGTCATATCCCCTGAAATTATTTCGGCCCGACAAATAGTTGCCCAATGAAGTTTCGAAGGATTCTTTGCAAGGAGAAGCATAATGTGACCTGACTAAATAATTGATCGTACAAGGCCATGAGACTGTTTTGTCCAACAGCTGCGCATGCTTTCCCGTCAAGCTCGCCCTGTGGATTTTGGAGATCAGCGATGCTGCAATGACAGAAGTATGTATGGTTATTTGACATCATTTATGACTTCCCATCAAAAGAAACTCATTAAAGCGATATCTTTTACTGATTACAACATAAGGGAATTATCAAAACCGACCTGCTGTTCACGAGTTTCCGGTACCGAAGCCTCTGACGTCCAAGGCCGACGGCACCTGATGATACGAGAACAACCTCATACCCTTGCGAGTTGAGCTCTTTGATCTGCATTTCCCATAGAGTAAATAAAACCCAATATTAATTGATTCCAATGTATAGGATTCGCgtgcaatatatatacatttgtggagaaaattcaattgATCGAAGAAGCAATAATGATGGTGCCACATACCTGCTCACATAGTGCCCCAAGTCTTCCAAGAGCTAACCTTCCATCACCACGAGTCACGACAGCAGTCCCGACCTATTCATCAATCGAGTGGATCCTTGTAAAAATGTTCATAAATTACCAGCAAAAAATCCCCTTTCCATCGAGcaaatatttaattagtttgGGCTGAATGAATTGTGATGTCAAACTTCAAAAGCTAATCAGAACTGGTcgaataaatattataaacatATAAATGATCTTTCTTCTCACTGCCAATGGTGCAAATACGTATGCATGCATTGCcatgatcaagaaaaaaaaaatgaatcgtttgtatatagatatattaggGCCACAACAGTCGGAAACCTTGATGACAATGCGCCGGACATCTCTCATGAAGGCTCGGGTTTGATCCATGTTGTCCATTGTAGCTTAAATGCGGAGATTAGAAGGGAACTCTTTGTCTGCAAAGAAACATTAGGGTTTCAGGTAACAGACCATCTCAATATTGGTCTACTCTAATAATTAGTGGTTTCCTAAACCTAATCCCTAACTGGAGATCCGCTTaccattcttttttaaattaattaatattttttgcaTCCTAAAAAGATTCCCAATCCGATATTGTTAACTAACTTGAAATTAAATCGGTTGGGATTTTAACATTTCAATATTTACTTGGAAAAATTACGGTACAAACGAAGCGAACATCAATGAAAGGAAGACAATGTTAATTTGTAGAAAATCAGGAACCCAACATCAGTGCGATTGTAAAAATTCATCACGAAACTGATGAATATTGTGATTGAATTCACTGGATTTTCTTACCGGAATGGGGGACGATAAGATGACAGTGAGGGACACCAGCTTATGATGTCTCTGCTCGGGCAAAAGAACTCGATGCCTATCCCATGCGATGCGAGGGCTTCCGAATCAATTGAATCCCAGGAGAGAATTATTGATTAACTCTGCTCATGGGAAACAATCATTTAGGAGTAATGTGATTGTTATTAGAAATATTAGGCGGATCTTGTGGggtttttatattcttttaggGCGAATTTTGTGGAGCTTTTAATGTTTGCTTCGCCGCATACTAACAACCATTGAATGTGGGATGGCGGTTGCAGCCAGATTTTTCTCATGTATAATTTTACAGTGTATATAGATAGTATTTACTATAAACTACTTTCAATATATGGCAATTTCCGAATCTAATCCAAATACACGTAAAATACGCGATTTCGAAAATGGCGTATTTCATGCGTATCTCAATAATGATTGGTGACTTATGGGCAGCAAATTGTAGCCACTGTCCAGACAACAATAAcctaataattaaaatgtaTTTTCCCCCctaaattcgaaaaaaaaaggccaagTTGTTCAAGCGGGCGTTCACATTAAATGATTTTCGAATATATCCTAACCATATAAACATGTGCGTGTACGTGTCTACGTCATCGAATCACAAGTCGAGTCGGTCATCTAAAAGTTCCTCGATCCATAtgaatgggacccactctttgactttgtatgtgttatattgttttgttgtggaaaaaagtgatataaatgggatccactctttgactttgtatgaattattttgttttgtagtgaatagagttaagttagaattgtgattctaaaatatcaTCTTGAAGCCAAACAGGGCCCTTATCTAGCTGATTTAGAAAGCATAAAAATGAGAAGAGTCTTTCGAATTAGTTTCCAGCAGCAGATTCATTTATGTGAGATAAACCGTCATTGCAACACAACTCTGAAGAAAGCTTGGCTATGGATAGGGAATGAGAAAATGCGAAATTAAAGGGGAAGGTGGGCTTGCATTTACATGTTATTACCATTACTACATCTCTCATTTTTCACATCTTGCCACATCATAGATGACAACTATAAGGCTCAAAATCGTATGCATGCAAATTTCTTTTTGTATCCATCTTCAAAGTAAAAATTCACAGAGTGCGTTTGGTAACGAAGTAAAGTtatgatttaatttgttttcaaatttttaaaaattgaaaattgactcataatatttttattttttcaaaaattacccaatctcccctctctctcctcacTGTCTCTGCTGCTCTTCGTTCCGTATCGAATCCCCAACTCAGCCGCTAGAGGAAGCTCAAGGCCTCGCTAATGCACCGCGAATGACTATATCTGCCATAGCTAATGCCTACGCTGTTTAATTCTGTGAAACATGATCAAGATGTATGCGACCATTGAAGTTAAAAGGTGCAAGTGAAGCTGTTGTCTCGATCGACCACCCATTCACGTCTACTCTATCGTCATGGTCGTCAAAAGGAGCTTAACTCATCGTTACACAACAATTCGGATATATCTCTTAATTGAATGTGAAGTGCTTATTAAACATTAGATTCACATATATAGCTAGCAACATTAAATTTCCttaattcatccaaaaaataaaaatcataaaaaagatACTTggttggtttcaaagtaggattttatggtgggtttggtttcaaagttaaaataattttaattttgatcgtagaaaatgacaaatggttgtgtagtgtgttgagttaaaattaaagttaaaatttttgacttgagaaatatgtatttttattatgtagtgtattaagttaaagttaaagttaaattttttgtgattttaactgcgaaatcaAATAGAGCATTAAAATcatactttaacttaattctatccACCACAAAACGAAATAActtatataaaatcaaaaggTGAACCCCATTTATACTATTCTTTttacataacaaaataaaataactcatacaaaataaaaagtaaatttcatttatatcattcttttttaaaattaaaatttaattttaaaatcctactttaaaatcaaatacaccGTAAATTTTCTTGTGTTTGGGCCCATGCAATTGGTTCTCGCAAAACGACACCTCCCTCGGGTAGTTAGATCCGTCGTTTTGTCTGTCGTCTTCAGCCTCATCAATTCTTCTTCACCCTCCGGCGATCTTCCCTCCTCTGGTCAAGCCTCGGAGGAATCACCTCACCACCATCTCCGATCTTCCGATTCACTCCAAGCGAAAATGCCAGCCATGACGGACCTGTGTTCCATCCATTGCTTcactctcctcttcctcctcctcgctTCCCTCGCCTCCGCTTCAGCTCCCCCGTACCTCTCCCCGGCGATATTCGCCCCGAGCTACCAGAAAATGCTGGACAACTTCAGGATTTTCGTCTATAGCTCCGACAAGACCGTCAATTTGAAGTCCCCCGTTGAATCGCTCTTTCACGCTTCGCTCATGAACAGCCCGTTTGTGACGCGAGACCCCGACGGAGCCGACCTGTTCTTCGTCCCTCTCGACTCCGACCTGTCCACGCGTTCCACATCTCACGTGGTTAGGGATCTAAGGACGGAGCTACCGTACTGGAATCGGACTCTCGGTGCCGACCACTTCTACATATCCTGCTCCGGTACTGTCGAGAAGTTAATTCGAGCTATTTCTTTGTTCAACGTCGTCGCCAATCATCAATTTAGCTGCTTTATTAAGATTCTGGTTGTAACGTTCTTCAATTCTATTTTTCGACAGGTATTGGGTACGAGTCCGATCGTAATCTCGTGGAACTGAAGAAGAACTCGGTCCAGATATCGTGTTTCCCGGCACCTGAGGATAAGTTCATCCCTCACAAGGATATAACACTACCTCCTTTCATCACCTATGGCCTTGTAGAACCTCAGGCTCCGGTGAACAATTCAGCGAAGTACCTTGGGTTTGCGAAGCACGGGGCCCTGAAGATTCCCGAGATGGTCGTCGAGCTGATCAAAGACCCCGACTTCCTGATCGAACAGGAACCATCCAATCGAGTGACTTACGAAGAGAGGTTCAGGAGTAGCAAGTTTTGCTTGTTTGATTACGAGGGCGATGTCTCGGGGATTGGGGAGGCGATGCGAGTGGGCTGCGTTCCTGTGGTGATCACAGTCCGCCCGATTCAGGACCTGCCATTGATCGATGTGCTGCAATGGCAGGAGATGGCTGTGTTCCTTGGAAGGGACAAGGGAGGGGTTAAGGAGCTCAAGCGGGTTCTGGGCTCGGTGAGTGAGGATAGGTACGAGAAGATGCGGGGCTCGGGTATAAGCGTGGGCAGGCATTTCATGTGGAATGATCCGCCCCAACTGATGGATTCATTTCATATGGTGATGTACCAGCTGTGGCTGAGACGGCACACCATCAGATATGCCCGACGGGACTGGGTGTAAAACTTTGAAATCACAAACTGTAGCAGTCGGGTGATGGTGAATGCAAATCGACCCCGACCCAAAACGAACTGCAGTATCACACACGAAAACAGGTTCTCTTGTACTATGTTGTTGAGTTTTCCATAA
This region includes:
- the LOC116187117 gene encoding probable glycosyltransferase At5g25310, with the translated sequence MPAMTDLCSIHCFTLLFLLLASLASASAPPYLSPAIFAPSYQKMLDNFRIFVYSSDKTVNLKSPVESLFHASLMNSPFVTRDPDGADLFFVPLDSDLSTRSTSHVVRDLRTELPYWNRTLGADHFYISCSGIGYESDRNLVELKKNSVQISCFPAPEDKFIPHKDITLPPFITYGLVEPQAPVNNSAKYLGFAKHGALKIPEMVVELIKDPDFLIEQEPSNRVTYEERFRSSKFCLFDYEGDVSGIGEAMRVGCVPVVITVRPIQDLPLIDVLQWQEMAVFLGRDKGGVKELKRVLGSVSEDRYEKMRGSGISVGRHFMWNDPPQLMDSFHMVMYQLWLRRHTIRYARRDWV